One window from the genome of Aeromonas sp. FDAARGOS 1405 encodes:
- the proW gene encoding glycine betaine/L-proline ABC transporter permease ProW: MKRMNPHFLLSGLLALVLLASPSLRADEAAVDPWGASAAATEVADPWGSTDTEATDWQNQIEAVDTTAAVDWLDPFQQALVPLDSWVEGGIGWLVDNLRPVFQLIRAPVELALGGMTHLLQTVPSTLMIGLLTLIAWQLVNGRMALGTLFSLVVVGLIGAWSDAMVTLSLVLTSLFFCVLIGLPVGILLARSERLSRWTRPLLDAMQTTPAFVYLIPIVMLFGIGNVPGVVVTVIFALPPMIRLTMLGIRQVPADLVEAAHSFGASPSQLLFKVQLPLAMPTIMAGVNQTLMLALSMVVIASMIAVGGLGQMVLRGIGRLDMGLASIGGLGIVLLAIVLDRLTQAMGQPDRSRSGRWYQRGPAALLLRLLGRDKSIDYKGVNA, from the coding sequence ATGAAGCGGATGAATCCCCATTTTTTACTGAGCGGGCTGCTGGCCCTGGTGCTGCTGGCGAGCCCCTCCCTGCGTGCCGATGAGGCTGCGGTCGACCCCTGGGGGGCCAGTGCGGCCGCCACCGAGGTTGCCGATCCCTGGGGCAGTACCGACACTGAGGCGACCGACTGGCAGAACCAGATCGAGGCGGTCGACACTACCGCCGCCGTCGACTGGCTGGATCCCTTCCAGCAGGCGCTGGTGCCACTGGACAGCTGGGTCGAGGGCGGCATCGGCTGGCTGGTCGACAACCTGCGTCCCGTGTTTCAGCTGATCCGTGCACCGGTGGAGCTGGCGCTGGGCGGCATGACCCATCTGTTGCAGACGGTGCCCTCCACCCTGATGATCGGCCTGCTGACCCTGATCGCCTGGCAACTGGTGAACGGTCGCATGGCGCTGGGTACCCTGTTCTCACTGGTAGTGGTGGGGCTGATCGGCGCCTGGTCCGATGCCATGGTGACCCTGTCGCTGGTGCTGACCTCGCTGTTCTTCTGCGTGCTGATCGGGCTGCCGGTCGGCATCCTGCTGGCGAGGAGCGAGCGACTGTCGCGCTGGACCCGGCCGCTGCTGGATGCGATGCAGACCACGCCGGCCTTCGTCTACCTCATCCCCATCGTCATGCTGTTCGGCATCGGCAACGTGCCCGGGGTGGTGGTGACCGTCATCTTTGCGCTGCCGCCGATGATCCGGCTCACCATGCTGGGCATTCGCCAGGTACCCGCGGATCTGGTGGAGGCGGCTCACTCGTTCGGTGCCAGCCCCTCTCAGCTGCTGTTCAAGGTACAACTGCCGCTCGCCATGCCCACCATCATGGCCGGGGTCAACCAGACCCTGATGCTGGCACTCTCCATGGTGGTGATCGCCTCCATGATCGCGGTGGGGGGCCTCGGCCAGATGGTGCTGCGCGGCATCGGCCGGCTCGACATGGGGCTCGCCTCCATCGGCGGCCTCGGCATCGTGCTGCTGGCCATCGTGCTCGACCGCCTGACCCAGGCGATGGGACAGCCGGATCGCAGCCGTAGCGGCCGCTGGTATCAACGCGGCCCCGCCGCCCTGCTGCTGCGCCTGCTCGGCCGCGACAAGTCAATCGATTACAAAGGAGTAAATGCATGA
- the proX gene encoding glycine betaine/L-proline ABC transporter substrate-binding protein ProX gives MRLITKTLTLGSLLLSSQLLGPLAMASTELPGEGVRVQPLQSSLPEESFQTLLVSKLMARLGYDVQPAQEVDYNVAYASVAQGDGTFLAFNWIPLQNNKYEQAGGDKVFFREGTYVAGAAQGYLIDKQTATRYGITNLGQLKDPKLAALFDGDGDGKADLVGCNPGWGCEEAINRHLAGFGLTPTVNHKQGNYAALIADTRARYQAGKPVLYYTWTPYWLSSELVPGKDVVWLEVPADGPDAAKTRLPNGKNYGFPVNTMHIVANKQFAEANPAAARLFSIVKLPLNDINVQNGLMNKGQNKPADVERHTDAWLKGHEVLVNDWLTQARAAK, from the coding sequence ATGAGGCTTATCACCAAGACGCTGACCCTGGGTTCCCTGCTGTTGAGCTCCCAACTGCTCGGTCCGCTCGCCATGGCCAGCACCGAGCTGCCGGGGGAGGGCGTGCGCGTCCAGCCCCTGCAGAGCTCGTTGCCGGAGGAGAGCTTTCAGACCCTGCTGGTGAGCAAGCTGATGGCGCGCCTCGGCTATGACGTCCAGCCGGCTCAGGAGGTGGATTACAACGTGGCCTACGCCTCGGTGGCGCAGGGGGATGGCACCTTCCTCGCCTTCAACTGGATACCGCTGCAAAACAACAAGTATGAGCAGGCGGGAGGTGACAAGGTGTTCTTCCGTGAGGGCACCTATGTGGCCGGGGCCGCCCAGGGCTATCTCATCGACAAGCAGACCGCGACCCGCTACGGCATCACCAACCTGGGTCAGCTCAAGGATCCCAAGCTGGCGGCGCTGTTTGACGGCGATGGCGACGGCAAGGCCGATCTGGTGGGTTGCAACCCGGGCTGGGGCTGTGAAGAGGCGATCAACCGTCATCTGGCCGGGTTTGGCCTGACCCCGACCGTCAACCACAAGCAGGGCAACTACGCGGCGCTGATCGCCGATACCCGTGCCCGTTACCAGGCCGGCAAGCCGGTGCTCTACTACACCTGGACCCCCTACTGGCTCAGCAGCGAGCTGGTGCCAGGCAAGGACGTGGTGTGGCTGGAGGTGCCCGCCGATGGCCCTGATGCGGCCAAGACCCGGCTGCCGAACGGCAAGAACTATGGCTTCCCGGTCAACACCATGCACATCGTCGCCAACAAGCAGTTCGCCGAGGCCAACCCGGCAGCCGCCAGGCTGTTCTCCATCGTCAAGCTGCCGCTTAATGACATCAACGTGCAGAACGGCCTGATGAACAAGGGGCAGAACAAGCCGGCGGACGTGGAGCGTCACACCGACGCCTGGCTCAAGGGCCACGAGGTGCTGGTGAACGACTGGCTGACCCAGGCGCGCGCCGCCAAGTAA
- a CDS encoding phosphoadenylyl-sulfate reductase: MPLNQPLNVTEDGRLDLQALLALSREEQVEALVPLNRELDTLSAPERVRWALANLPGEHVLSSSFGIQAALMLHLVSRERADVPVVLTDTGYLFPETYRFIDELTERLALNLKIYRAELSPAWQEARFGLLWEQGVEGITRYNQLNKVEPMDRALRELGAQTWFSGLRREQSGSRGKLPVLGIQRGRFKFLPVIDWSNKDVFYYFKEFDLPYHPLWEQGYLSVGDIHTTAKWEPGMSEEQTRFFGLKRECGLHEENGENDGSGI; encoded by the coding sequence ATGCCGCTTAATCAGCCGCTTAATGTCACTGAAGATGGCCGCCTTGACCTGCAGGCGCTGCTAGCCCTCAGCCGTGAGGAGCAAGTCGAGGCACTGGTGCCCCTCAACCGGGAGCTGGATACCTTGAGCGCCCCAGAACGGGTGCGCTGGGCACTGGCCAATCTGCCGGGGGAGCATGTGCTCTCATCCAGTTTCGGCATTCAGGCGGCGCTGATGCTCCATCTGGTAAGCCGCGAGCGAGCCGACGTGCCCGTGGTGCTGACCGATACCGGTTATCTGTTCCCCGAGACCTACCGCTTTATCGACGAGCTGACCGAACGTCTCGCGCTCAACCTGAAGATCTATCGAGCCGAGCTCAGCCCGGCCTGGCAGGAGGCGCGCTTTGGCCTCCTGTGGGAGCAGGGGGTAGAGGGGATCACCCGCTACAACCAGCTCAACAAGGTGGAGCCGATGGACCGCGCCCTGCGTGAGCTGGGGGCCCAGACCTGGTTCTCCGGCCTGCGCCGGGAGCAGTCCGGCAGCCGTGGCAAGCTGCCGGTGCTGGGCATCCAGCGCGGCCGCTTCAAGTTCCTGCCGGTGATCGACTGGAGCAATAAGGACGTCTTCTACTACTTCAAGGAGTTCGACCTCCCCTACCACCCGCTGTGGGAGCAGGGTTACCTGTCGGTGGGCGATATCCACACCACCGCCAAGTGGGAGCCGGGCATGAGCGAGGAGCAGACCCGCTTCTTCGGCCTCAAGCGCGAATGCGGCCTGCACGAGGAGAACGGCGAGAACGACGGCTCAGGCATCTGA
- the cysI gene encoding assimilatory sulfite reductase (NADPH) hemoprotein subunit, which translates to MSKQPLSHPKAGPVEGPLADNERLKRESNFLRGTIEQDLQDPLTGGFNGDNFQLIRFHGMYQQDDRDIRPERAAQKLEPLHNVMLRARLPGGIITPAQWQVIDKFAEENTLYGSIRLTTRQTFQFHGVLKRDIKLMHQTLNSTGIDSIATAGDVNRNVLCTSNPVESELHQEAYEWAKKISEHLLPKTRAYVEIWLDGEKLGQDEEPILGSNYLPRKFKTTVVIPPHNDVDIHANDLNFVAISDHGKLVGFNVLVGGGLAMTHGDTSTYPRKASDFGFIPLSHVLEVAAAVVSTQRDWGNRVNRKNAKTKYTLERVGVEAFKAEVESRAGIQFGEVRPYEFTSRGDRFGWVEGIDGKHHLTLFIENGRLLDFPGKPLKTGMLEIAKVHQGDFRLTANQNLIIAGVPAGEKARIEGLARQYGLLDDGVSEQRKQSMACVALPTCPLAMAEAERMLPAFVTDIEGLLAKHGLADDAIIFRVTGCPNGCGRAMLAEVGLVGKAPGRYNLHLGGNLEGTRIPRLYQENITEPQILAELDALIGRWATERNQGECFGDFVIRVGVIAPVIDSARDFYAA; encoded by the coding sequence ATGAGCAAACAACCTCTTTCTCACCCAAAAGCGGGGCCGGTCGAAGGACCGCTGGCCGACAACGAACGCCTCAAACGCGAAAGCAACTTTCTGCGCGGCACTATAGAGCAGGATCTGCAGGATCCGCTCACCGGCGGCTTCAATGGCGACAACTTCCAGCTGATCCGCTTCCACGGCATGTACCAGCAGGATGACCGCGATATCCGCCCGGAGCGCGCGGCGCAAAAGCTGGAGCCACTGCACAACGTCATGCTGCGTGCCCGTCTGCCCGGCGGCATCATTACTCCGGCTCAGTGGCAGGTGATCGACAAGTTCGCCGAAGAGAACACCCTCTACGGCAGCATCCGTCTCACCACCCGGCAGACCTTCCAGTTTCACGGGGTATTGAAGCGCGACATCAAGCTGATGCACCAGACTCTCAACAGCACCGGCATCGATTCCATCGCCACTGCAGGCGATGTGAACCGCAACGTGCTCTGCACCAGCAACCCGGTGGAGTCCGAGCTGCATCAGGAAGCCTACGAGTGGGCCAAGAAGATCTCCGAGCACCTGCTGCCCAAAACCCGTGCCTACGTGGAGATCTGGCTGGACGGTGAAAAACTGGGACAGGATGAGGAGCCAATCCTGGGTTCCAACTACCTGCCGCGCAAATTCAAGACCACTGTGGTGATCCCGCCTCACAACGATGTGGACATCCACGCCAACGATCTCAACTTCGTGGCCATTAGCGATCACGGCAAGCTGGTGGGCTTTAACGTGCTGGTCGGCGGGGGCCTCGCCATGACCCACGGCGACACCAGCACCTATCCACGCAAGGCGAGCGACTTTGGCTTTATTCCGCTCTCCCACGTGCTGGAGGTGGCGGCAGCCGTGGTCAGCACCCAGCGCGATTGGGGCAACCGGGTCAACCGCAAGAACGCCAAGACCAAGTACACCCTCGAACGTGTTGGCGTCGAAGCGTTCAAGGCCGAGGTGGAGAGCCGTGCCGGTATCCAGTTTGGCGAAGTGCGTCCCTATGAGTTCACCAGCCGTGGCGACCGTTTCGGTTGGGTCGAGGGGATCGACGGCAAGCACCACCTCACCCTGTTTATCGAGAACGGCCGCCTGCTGGACTTCCCGGGCAAGCCGCTCAAAACCGGCATGCTGGAGATCGCCAAGGTGCATCAGGGGGATTTTCGCCTGACCGCCAACCAGAACCTGATCATCGCGGGCGTTCCGGCTGGCGAGAAGGCCCGTATCGAAGGGCTGGCACGCCAGTACGGCCTGCTGGATGACGGCGTCAGCGAGCAGCGCAAGCAGTCGATGGCCTGCGTGGCCCTGCCCACCTGCCCACTGGCGATGGCCGAGGCTGAGCGCATGCTGCCCGCCTTTGTCACCGACATCGAAGGGCTGCTGGCCAAACATGGGCTGGCGGATGACGCCATCATCTTCCGGGTCACCGGCTGCCCCAACGGCTGCGGCCGCGCCATGCTGGCGGAAGTGGGTCTGGTGGGCAAGGCGCCCGGCCGCTACAACCTCCATCTGGGGGGCAATCTGGAGGGCACCCGCATTCCGCGCCTCTATCAGGAGAACATCACCGAGCCGCAGATTTTGGCCGAACTCGACGCGTTGATCGGTCGCTGGGCCACCGAGCGCAATCAGGGTGAGTGCTTCGGCGACTTCGTGATCCGGGTTGGGGTGATTGCGCCCGTTATCGATTCTGCGAGGGACTTCTATGCCGCTTAA